One Triticum dicoccoides isolate Atlit2015 ecotype Zavitan chromosome 5B, WEW_v2.0, whole genome shotgun sequence genomic window carries:
- the LOC119311386 gene encoding aspartyl protease family protein 1-like: MGAAARALLLLALVAAGAEALSLDVHHRYSATVRGWAGLRTGPAPGTAEYYAALAGHDDLRRRSLSLAAAPAPGGGPFAFADGNDTYRLNAFGFLHYAVVALGTPNVTFLVALDTGSDLFWVPCDCLKCAPLSSPEYGNLKFDVYSPRKSSTSRKVPCSSSLCDLQTECNSAASKSCPYSIEYLSDNTSSNGVLVEDVLYLATESGKSKITQAPITFGCGQVQTGSFLGSAAPNGLLGLGMDSKSVPSLLASQGVAANSFSMCFGEDGHGRINFGDTGSADQLETPLNIYKHNPYYNISIIGAMAGGKTFSTKFSAVVDSGTSFTALSDPMYTEITSAFDKQVKEKRNQADSSLPFEYCYTISAKGALSHPNISLTAKGGSIFPVNDPIITITDISSSPVGYCLAIMKSEGVNLIGENFMSGLKVVFDRERLVLGWKSFNCYSVDHSSKLPVSPNPSAVPPKPASGPGSSNPEAAKRPSPNITQIDVAKPSSGSSVHLHFSRTFFAAISPLLLAIL; encoded by the exons atgggcgcggcggcgcgggctcTGCTGCTTCTGGCCCTCGTCGCGGCGGGGGCGGAGGCGCTGAGCCTGGACGTCCACCACCGGTACTCGGCGACGGTGCGGGGGTGGGCGGGGCTGCGCACCGGGCCGGCGCCGGGCACGGCCGAGTACTACGCCGCGCTGGCGGGCCACGACGACCTCCGGCGCCGCTCGCTCTctctcgccgccgcccccgcgccgggCGGCGGGCCCTTCGCCTTCGCCGACGGCAACGACACGTACCGCCTCAACGCCTTCGGATT CTTGCACTACGCGGTGGTGGCGCTGGGGACGCCGAACGTGACGTTCCTGGTGGCGCTCGACACCGGCAGCGACCTCTTCTGGGTGCCCTGCGACTGCCTCAAGTGCGCACCACTCTCCTCGCCAGAATACGGG AATCTGAAGTTCGACGTGTACAGCCCGCGGAAGTCGAGCACGAGCCGCAAGGTCCCCTGCAGCAGCAGCCTGTGCGATCTCCAGACTGAATGCAACAGTGCCGCAAGCAAGAGCTGCCCCTACAGCATCGAGTACCTGTCGGACAACACGTCGTCCAACGGGGTGCTCGTCGAGGATGTCCTGTACCTTGCGACCGAGTCCGGGAAATCCAAGATCACCCAAGCCCCCATAACATTCGG CTGTGGACAGGTCCAGACGGGTTCATTTCTAGGCAGTGCCGCGCCGAATGGCCTGCTCGGCCTCGGCATGGACAGCAAGTCAGTGCCGAGTCTGCTGGCGAGCCAAGGAGTCGCCGCCAATTCCTTCTCCATGTGCTTCGGGGAAGATGGTCATGGCAGGATCAACTTCGGGGACACGGGAAGCGCCGACCAGCTGGAAACTCCGCTGAACATTTACAAACACAA TCCATACTACAACATTAGTATCATAGGAGCTATGGCGGGAGGTAAAACGTTCAGCACAAAATTCAGCGCAGTCGTGGACTCCGGTACCTCGTTCACAGCTCTCTCCGACCCAATGTATACCGAGATTACCAGCGCT TTCGATAAACAAGTCAAAGAAAAGAGAAATCAGGCCGATTCTTCGTTGCCTTTTGAATATTGCTACACCATAAG TGCCAAGGGAGCTCTTAGTCATCCGAACATAAGCCTGACGGCGAAAGGTGGCAGTATATTCCCTGTTAATGATCCGATAATCACCATAACGGACATTTCTTCG AGCCCTGTTGGCTATTGCTTGGCTATTATGAAGAGTGAAGGTGTTAACTTGATTGGGG AAAACTTCATGTCCGGGCTCAAGGTAGTGTTCGACCGTGAGAGGCTGGTCTTGGGATGGAAATCTTTCAACT GCTACAGCGTCGACCACTCGAGCAAGCTGCCGGTGAGCCCGAACCCCTCAGCCGTCCCTCCGAagcccgcctccggaccaggcagcTCAAACCCCGAAGCTGCGAAGCGCCCTTCGCCAAACATCACCCAGATCGACGTGGCCAAGCCTTCGTCCGGCTCGTCGGTCCACTTGCATTTCAGCAGGACCTTCTTCGCTGCCATCTCTCCACTGCTCCTTGCCATTCTTTGA